Proteins co-encoded in one Flavobacterium sp. M31R6 genomic window:
- a CDS encoding polysaccharide biosynthesis/export family protein: MNKRLLLIFLFIGVLFTSCIPVKDLVYLQKKDNSSNEGPVVMVESKPYRLQTHDVLSITIKASDPKLVTIFNPTVSGSETAQSESGLYFDGFTVDDHGNIRIPVLGEMNVMGFTLEEVRVSIEKQLLADYFKDNASIFVVVKLAGFRYTINGEVGSTGTKTLFQEKVNIMEAIANAGDITTTGDRKAVTVIRQTPNGTEMKDLDLTNINVMNSPYYFLQPNDYIYVKPLKQKTWGTGSTGIQSLTTLITLLSLVSTTYLLLKK, translated from the coding sequence ATGAACAAACGTTTACTCCTTATTTTTTTATTTATAGGTGTGTTATTTACATCCTGTATTCCAGTAAAGGATTTGGTTTATCTTCAAAAAAAAGATAATTCTTCCAATGAAGGACCAGTCGTAATGGTGGAGTCAAAACCGTATCGTTTACAAACCCATGATGTATTAAGTATCACTATCAAAGCCTCGGATCCAAAACTGGTAACTATTTTTAATCCAACCGTTAGTGGTTCTGAAACAGCCCAATCGGAATCTGGTTTGTATTTTGATGGATTTACTGTAGACGATCATGGAAATATTCGAATTCCTGTATTGGGAGAGATGAATGTTATGGGATTTACTTTAGAAGAAGTTCGTGTTAGTATTGAAAAACAATTATTGGCTGACTATTTTAAAGATAATGCCAGTATTTTTGTGGTAGTTAAATTAGCCGGTTTTCGATATACCATTAATGGGGAAGTAGGAAGTACAGGTACTAAAACTTTGTTTCAGGAAAAAGTAAATATAATGGAGGCTATTGCCAATGCAGGGGATATAACCACAACAGGGGATAGAAAAGCGGTAACGGTTATTAGACAAACTCCCAATGGAACCGAGATGAAGGATTTGGATTTAACCAATATTAATGTAATGAATTCGCCATATTACTTTTTGCAGCCTAACGATTATATTTATGTAAAACCGCTTAAACAAAAAACGTGGGGAACTGGCAGTACTGGAATTCAGTCTTTGACGACCCTTATTACTCTATTGTCTTTAGTTAGTACCACTTATTTGTTACTTAAAAAATAA
- the recR gene encoding recombination mediator RecR has protein sequence MEFSSKLIEKAVNEMAQLPGIGKRTALRLVLHILKQPKEQAAFLAQALVTMREEIKYCNSCHNISDSEVCEICANPSRNHQIICVVEDIRDVMAIENTGQFRGIYHVLGGKISPIDGVGPSQLTISRLVEKVKLGQVKEIIFALSSTMEGDTTNFYIYKQIADLPLVVSTIARGIAVGDELEYADEVTLGRSILQRVPFEKSLKNN, from the coding sequence ATGGAATTTTCTTCAAAACTAATAGAAAAAGCAGTTAATGAAATGGCTCAATTGCCAGGAATTGGCAAAAGAACCGCCTTGAGATTGGTTTTGCATATTTTAAAGCAACCCAAAGAACAGGCTGCTTTTTTAGCTCAAGCATTAGTTACAATGCGTGAGGAAATCAAATATTGCAATAGCTGCCATAATATATCAGATAGTGAAGTTTGTGAAATTTGTGCGAATCCTAGTAGGAACCATCAGATTATTTGTGTTGTTGAGGATATTCGAGATGTGATGGCAATCGAAAATACGGGACAATTTAGAGGAATCTACCATGTTTTAGGTGGTAAAATTTCTCCTATTGATGGAGTGGGGCCTAGTCAGCTTACCATTTCTAGGTTGGTAGAGAAAGTCAAGCTAGGTCAAGTCAAAGAGATAATATTTGCTTTAAGCTCAACAATGGAAGGAGATACCACCAATTTTTATATCTACAAACAGATAGCAGATTTGCCACTAGTAGTTTCAACAATAGCAAGAGGAATTGCTGTCGGAGATGAATTAGAATACGCAGATGAAGTTACTCTAGGGCGAAGTATACTGCAAAGGGTACCTTTTGAAAAATCATTAAAAAACAATTAA
- a CDS encoding CoA-binding protein: MKNKKTLVLGATTKPERAAFKAVEMLVAKGHSVLALGQNGGEVAGIKINTKAIPVKNIDTISLYLNPTRQRDYYNYIVDAKPKRVLFNPGTENQEFYQLLELNNIKYEAACTLVLLTLNKY, encoded by the coding sequence ATAAAAAATAAAAAAACCTTAGTTCTTGGAGCTACAACAAAACCAGAAAGGGCTGCATTCAAAGCTGTTGAAATGTTGGTTGCCAAAGGACATTCAGTTCTTGCATTAGGACAAAACGGTGGAGAAGTGGCTGGAATTAAAATAAATACCAAAGCGATTCCCGTTAAAAATATTGATACCATTTCGTTATACCTAAATCCAACTCGTCAAAGGGATTATTATAATTACATTGTCGATGCCAAGCCCAAACGTGTTTTATTTAACCCAGGAACCGAAAACCAAGAGTTTTATCAATTGTTGGAATTGAATAATATAAAATATGAAGCTGCCTGTACATTGGTTTTGCTGACATTAAATAAATATTAA
- a CDS encoding MarC family NAAT transporter — translation MDLFIYLFVALFSVLNPIGTVPIFVGLTQGDSKQECSRISLWTSINVFLILIISFFIGKYVLSFFGISIDSLRIAGGLIIVSSGFSLLSGKFNKKRGINKKIETDAQKRNDIALTPLAIPMLAGPGSISLLIAFYQEHNSTNELIIASLAILAIAIAIFIILRSAHYLAQILGASGIVAISRIVGFIVIAIGIQYIVSALINIIKSNLM, via the coding sequence ATGGATTTATTTATTTACTTATTTGTTGCTTTATTTTCTGTTTTAAATCCCATAGGAACCGTTCCAATCTTTGTAGGTCTAACTCAAGGCGACTCCAAACAAGAATGTTCAAGAATTTCATTATGGACTTCCATAAATGTATTTTTAATCCTTATTATTTCGTTTTTTATTGGAAAGTATGTTTTGAGTTTTTTTGGCATTAGTATTGATTCCCTTCGAATTGCTGGCGGTTTAATCATTGTAAGTTCTGGCTTTTCCTTACTTTCAGGAAAGTTCAACAAAAAGCGAGGGATCAATAAAAAAATAGAAACCGACGCTCAAAAACGAAATGACATTGCTTTGACACCATTAGCTATCCCAATGCTTGCCGGCCCAGGTTCTATTTCCCTTTTAATTGCATTTTACCAAGAACATAATTCCACTAATGAACTTATAATTGCCTCACTAGCCATATTGGCAATTGCGATTGCAATTTTTATTATTCTGAGAAGTGCACATTATCTGGCCCAAATACTTGGCGCCTCTGGGATAGTAGCAATTTCAAGAATTGTAGGCTTTATAGTTATTGCAATTGGCATTCAATACATTGTAAGTGCCCTTATCAATATCATCAAAAGTAATTTGATGTAA
- the ctlX gene encoding citrulline utilization hydrolase CtlX translates to MKQTTNSILMIRPVAFRMNEQTAVNNYYQKVLDGLLPATVNAKAQQEFDVFVEKLRSVGVDVTVVDDKENSDTPDSIFPNNWISFHENGDVALYPMFAENRRLERREDILDTLEEKGFIIDNIMDYTSAEEDGFFLEGTGSLLLDRENGKAYCALSPRADEELFIEFCEDFEFTPVIFEAFHTVNNERKLIYHTNVMMCIGETFAVICADCIDDKKERKMVLESLKGDEKEIILITEEQVNNFAGNMLEVKGADDRRYLVMSTSAHQSLTKKQIAQLEEHVTILSSSLDTIEACGGGSARCMMAEIFLPRE, encoded by the coding sequence ATGAAACAAACAACAAACTCCATTTTGATGATTCGGCCAGTTGCATTCCGTATGAATGAGCAAACAGCAGTGAATAATTATTATCAAAAAGTTTTAGATGGTCTTTTGCCCGCAACTGTAAATGCAAAAGCGCAACAGGAATTTGATGTTTTTGTTGAGAAGCTTCGCTCGGTTGGGGTCGATGTAACGGTGGTTGATGACAAAGAAAATTCAGATACGCCAGACAGTATTTTTCCAAACAATTGGATTTCTTTTCATGAGAACGGGGATGTGGCGTTATATCCTATGTTTGCAGAGAATCGTCGTCTGGAACGTCGTGAAGATATTTTGGATACTCTGGAAGAAAAAGGATTTATAATCGATAACATTATGGATTATACTTCTGCCGAAGAAGATGGTTTTTTCTTGGAAGGTACAGGAAGTTTATTATTGGACAGGGAGAATGGAAAGGCTTATTGTGCGCTTTCTCCAAGAGCTGATGAAGAGCTGTTTATTGAGTTTTGTGAAGATTTTGAATTTACACCTGTAATTTTTGAAGCCTTTCATACTGTTAATAACGAACGAAAGCTAATTTATCATACCAATGTAATGATGTGTATTGGAGAGACTTTTGCCGTTATTTGTGCGGATTGTATCGACGATAAAAAAGAGCGAAAAATGGTTCTTGAAAGCCTTAAAGGTGACGAAAAAGAAATTATTTTGATTACCGAAGAGCAAGTGAATAACTTTGCAGGAAACATGCTTGAAGTAAAAGGGGCCGATGATAGAAGGTATTTGGTAATGAGTACTTCAGCCCATCAAAGTTTGACAAAAAAACAAATTGCTCAATTAGAAGAGCATGTAACTATTTTGAGTTCAAGTTTAGATACTATCGAAGCTTGTGGCGGTGGAAGTGCCCGCTGTATGATGGCAGAAATTTTCCTACCGAGAGAATAA